The following proteins are encoded in a genomic region of Streptomyces lunaelactis:
- a CDS encoding beta-class carbonic anhydrase codes for MSTSAHHPADAARSGGTVTDRLVEANQRYAAGFQDPGMDARPVLHVAVVACMDARLDLHDALGLALGDCHTIRNAGGVVTDDVIRSLTISQRALGTRSVILIHHTNCGLETITEDFRHELEDEVGQRPAWAVEAFRDVDQDVRQSMQRVRTSPFLPHTDDVRGFVFDVTDGLLREIDPSA; via the coding sequence CCGGTGGCACGGTCACAGATCGTCTTGTCGAGGCGAACCAGCGCTACGCCGCCGGCTTCCAGGACCCCGGGATGGACGCGCGCCCCGTTCTGCACGTGGCCGTCGTGGCCTGCATGGACGCCCGGCTCGACCTGCACGACGCGCTCGGTCTGGCGCTGGGCGACTGTCACACGATCCGGAATGCGGGCGGCGTGGTCACGGACGATGTGATCCGGTCGCTGACCATCAGCCAGCGGGCGCTCGGCACCCGCAGCGTGATACTCATCCACCACACCAATTGCGGTCTGGAGACGATCACCGAGGACTTCCGGCACGAGCTGGAGGACGAGGTCGGACAGCGGCCCGCCTGGGCGGTCGAGGCGTTCCGGGACGTCGACCAGGATGTACGGCAGTCGATGCAGCGGGTACGGACCTCGCCGTTCCTGCCGCACACCGATGATGTGCGCGGCTTCGTGTTCGATGTGACGGACGGGCTGCTGCGGGAGATCGATCCCTCGGCGTGA